A genome region from Gemmatimonadota bacterium includes the following:
- a CDS encoding DUF5916 domain-containing protein — NAAVPALPPRPTRGAPVVVEANTTARATRALKAPVIDGRDDDDVWRGIVPITAFRQFEPVEDGEPPMATEAKVAFDNSYFYVFVRAYDPHPDSIRSYLSRRDVATASDQILVLVDSYHDRRTGYQFMVNPAGVKVDQSMSEDGAEDPSWDGVWEAATSIDAKGWTAEFRIPLSQLRYAKSENQLFGFAVARLIARQNIKVSWPLIRHSKTGFVSQMGELSGLDHLGDSRRLEVTPYAVAKDQPVALAAGGLARSSRMTAGADLKVGLTSNLTVDATINPDFGQVEADPSVLNLTSFEQFYQERRPFFLEGAGIFRYNLDCSDNRCSGLFYSRRIGRAPQLSDQYGDASTKQNTNILAAAKLTGRLANGLSIGILDAATERVTGPLGQTVEPQTNYVVGRLNQDFRGGNSTIGVMFTGVNRQLDRWSEDVLRRSAYVIGIDGRHRFGANNYEVEGHFAQSHVEGSAAAITATQLSSVHNLQRLGAGLSLDSSRTGLSGTVAVLGVSKTGGGSLRWWTGYKRTSAGFEINDAGFQTRADVQSWNGWMGLNSLTSTSWYDKANVNFNSNLRWNLEGMGTGVGASFDGHVVFKNQWKVDAGYNAFNLGNSWDDRIARGGPAMLQLAGQSAWAGVQMDERWAVSPALYVSATAKNAAGSWRYGIDQFTMLRLASNVQAHLGGSFVRSADDAQWNGNFSDASGTHFTFAHLEQTVTSLTARLDVTATPTVSIQLYASPFMTSGQYSNWREVSNPHAAVYADQFTPFTSQGDPGGFNFKQFRSNAVIRWEYLPGSTLFVVWTQGRQQDGVDSGSFEFGRDTGNLFRARPENTVLVKSSYWFNW, encoded by the coding sequence CGAATGCTGCTGTGCCGGCGCTCCCCCCTCGCCCGACGCGGGGCGCGCCCGTGGTGGTGGAAGCGAACACGACGGCGCGGGCCACGCGGGCACTGAAGGCACCGGTCATCGACGGGCGCGACGACGATGACGTCTGGCGCGGCATCGTTCCCATCACAGCGTTTCGGCAGTTCGAGCCCGTCGAAGATGGCGAGCCTCCGATGGCCACCGAAGCCAAAGTGGCCTTTGACAACAGCTATTTCTACGTCTTCGTCCGCGCATACGATCCGCACCCCGACAGCATCCGCTCGTATCTCTCGCGTCGGGATGTCGCGACCGCTTCGGACCAAATTCTAGTCCTCGTGGATTCCTACCATGATCGCCGGACTGGCTATCAGTTCATGGTGAATCCCGCCGGGGTCAAGGTGGATCAGTCAATGTCGGAGGACGGTGCGGAGGACCCCTCCTGGGATGGGGTCTGGGAGGCCGCCACGAGTATCGATGCCAAAGGGTGGACCGCCGAATTTCGTATTCCGCTCAGCCAGCTACGGTACGCCAAGAGCGAGAATCAGCTGTTTGGTTTTGCCGTGGCGCGCCTCATCGCCCGCCAGAACATTAAGGTGAGCTGGCCGCTGATTCGCCACAGCAAAACAGGATTTGTGTCGCAGATGGGTGAGTTGAGCGGACTGGACCATCTCGGCGATAGCCGCCGGTTGGAGGTGACGCCCTACGCTGTCGCCAAGGATCAGCCCGTGGCGCTCGCCGCCGGCGGACTGGCCCGTTCGAGCCGGATGACCGCTGGCGCCGACCTGAAAGTGGGGCTCACCTCCAACCTGACGGTCGACGCGACGATCAATCCCGACTTCGGGCAGGTCGAGGCCGATCCATCGGTGCTCAACCTGACCTCGTTCGAGCAGTTTTATCAGGAACGACGTCCCTTCTTTCTTGAGGGCGCTGGGATTTTCCGGTATAACCTCGATTGCAGCGACAACCGTTGTAGCGGACTGTTCTATTCGCGTCGCATTGGCCGGGCGCCGCAGCTGTCCGATCAATACGGGGATGCCTCCACCAAGCAGAACACCAACATTCTCGCCGCCGCCAAACTCACCGGCCGCTTAGCGAACGGGCTTTCGATCGGCATTCTCGATGCGGCCACCGAGCGCGTCACCGGGCCTCTGGGGCAAACGGTGGAGCCGCAAACGAATTACGTGGTGGGGCGCCTGAATCAGGATTTTCGCGGCGGCAACAGCACGATTGGCGTCATGTTTACCGGGGTCAATCGGCAACTCGACCGGTGGAGCGAAGACGTGTTGCGCCGAAGCGCGTATGTGATCGGGATCGACGGACGCCACCGCTTTGGTGCGAACAACTACGAAGTGGAGGGCCACTTCGCGCAAAGCCATGTCGAGGGATCGGCCGCGGCAATCACCGCCACGCAGCTGAGTAGTGTCCACAACCTGCAGCGACTTGGCGCCGGACTGTCACTGGACTCGTCGCGCACCGGACTTTCTGGTACGGTCGCCGTCCTCGGCGTCTCCAAGACAGGCGGTGGAAGTCTACGCTGGTGGACCGGATACAAGCGCACGTCGGCCGGATTCGAAATCAACGACGCAGGATTTCAGACCCGCGCTGACGTACAGTCGTGGAATGGATGGATGGGGCTCAACTCGCTCACCTCCACGTCGTGGTACGACAAGGCCAACGTAAACTTCAATAGCAATTTGCGGTGGAATCTCGAGGGGATGGGCACGGGCGTCGGCGCCTCTTTCGACGGGCACGTGGTGTTCAAGAACCAATGGAAAGTGGACGCCGGCTATAACGCGTTCAACCTCGGCAACAGCTGGGATGATCGCATCGCGCGCGGCGGGCCGGCGATGCTGCAACTCGCTGGGCAGTCGGCGTGGGCGGGAGTGCAAATGGACGAGCGGTGGGCCGTTTCCCCTGCGCTCTACGTGAGTGCGACGGCCAAGAATGCTGCCGGATCGTGGCGCTACGGCATCGATCAGTTCACCATGCTCCGCCTCGCAAGCAACGTTCAAGCGCACCTCGGCGGTTCGTTCGTGCGGAGCGCAGACGACGCCCAGTGGAACGGGAATTTTTCGGATGCTTCCGGGACGCATTTCACGTTCGCGCATCTGGAGCAGACCGTGACGTCACTGACGGCGCGCCTCGATGTGACGGCCACGCCTACCGTGTCGATTCAACTCTACGCCTCGCCATTCATGACGAGCGGACAGTACTCCAACTGGCGTGAAGTCTCCAATCCGCACGCCGCGGTCTACGCCGATCAGTTTACCCCCTTCACCTCACAGGGTGATCCCGGCGGCTTCAACTTTAAGCAGTTCCGATCAAATGCCGTCATTCGCTGGGAATACCTCCCCGGGTCCACGCTGTTTGTTGTCTGGACGCAGGGACGGCAGCAGGACGGCGTGGACAGTGGCTCGTTTGAGTTTGGGCGTGACACGGGTAACCTGTTTCGGGCGCGTCCCGAGAACACGGTGCTGGTCAAATCGAGCTATTGGTTCAACTGGTAG